AAGTCCTCATCAAAAAGACAGCTTCCGCCATAAAACTTTTTTCCGCTTCATTCATGGTAACATTAATATGCTTAAGGGGGCCCACGTTTATTTTCTGCATGTTGCCAAGCATTATTCCAAAGCAAAGCGCCGCAATAGCCCCGCTGAAACCGGCAATTTCCGCGCCGCCAAAAACAATAAACACAAAAGCAGGGGTTGTAAAAGCGCTGTTTTCCAGAAGCCTTATTCTGTTTAACATCATAGACCAGAAAAGGGCTGACACAACGCCTATTACCACCGCAATGAGAAACGCAAGAAACACTTTTGCGGACATGTGTACGGCGTCAATACCGCCTGCCCCGGCAGTGTCTATAAGCTGCAGCACAATAACTATTGAAAGCACCTCGCTTATTGTGCTTTCAAACACAACAGCGGACGCCGTCTTACCGCCCGCGCTCATTTTTTTAATTATCGGTATTACTATTGAAGGCGCGCCGCCGCCCACTATTGCCCCAAAAACCGCCGCCTGAAGAAGTTCCAACCCCATAAAAAAATATGAAATAAAACCCGCCCCCGCGAAAGTTAATAAAAAACTGAAAACAGCCAGTTTGGCGCCGCTGCCGGCGGATGACCTGATGACAGAAATATCAAGGCACAATCCGGCTTCAAACAGTATTATCACAAGGGTAAGCGTGCTGAAAATTTCTCCAAACCTTCCAAGAATTTCCGGATTTATAAAATCAAAAACAGGCCCCGCAAGTATGCCTATCACCACCAGCGGGAGCACGTCAGGAATTTTTGTCCGGTTAAAAGTGGCAGAAAAAAAATGGGCAAAAAATACCATTAATCCTATAAATAAAACCGCGGCTGAAAATTCCATCATTCCTCCATTATGTAAAACATTTTAAAACTGCCTTATCCGCATTTAAATCATATCTTCTCATTACTTCACGGCGGGCTTGTTCCCGGGTTTTCCCTTTCTTAAAGATAAGGCTATCAGCTTTTTATTATAAAGTTTGATGAGCGCGTCCCTTGAAAACATGCCCGTCAGCATTCCTGTTTTTTCATCAATCACGGGAAGCGCGTCAGCGTCATTGGCTGTGAATTTATCCACCACAGAATGAAGCCCTTCTCCGATATGAATACGGATAAAATCATGCTGGGTTATATCCTCCACAAGAGTTTCTTCCCCAAGTCCGCTTTCCAGAATATATTCCTTTATATCCTGCAGGGAAAAAACTCCAACAACCCGGCCTCCGTCTTTCTGGTCAATCACGGGAAAAATCCCCTGTTTTGAATTCATAGCCGTATCAATTGCCTTTTTAATAGGCGCACGCCTTGGAAGTGTAACGGCTCCCTTTTCAATTATATCAGGCGTTACAATTATATCCTCCAGAACATCCATTTCAAAATCCCCCCTGTGAGCGGGTGAATCAACCAGCCCGTCAGCCTGCTCGTCATACACCGTATAAGGTTTTCTGTTAAGCAGAAAAGCAATAACAGATACAAGCATCATTGGCACAAGAAGGTCATACCCCCTTGTCATTTCAGATACCATTATCAGGCTGGCAAGCGGCACTCTGGCAACACTTGCAAAAAGGCCGCCCATTCCCACGGCAATAAATGCCGCTTCCGGCGGCATCCATCCCGGCGGAAGCAGATATCTTAATACTCCTCCAATTGCGCCTCCTGTCATTGCTCCGATAAAAAGCGACGGGGCAAATATGCCTCCGGAACCGCCCGAGCCAATGGTAAGCGATGTTGAAACCATTTTACCGGCAGCCAGAAGAAACATAAGAAGAACCGGAATAGAACCGTCAAAGGCCATCTGCATATACTGATATCCGCCGCCAAGCACTCCCGGCAGATATAGGGCCATAACCCCAAGCAGGAACCCTCCAAGCGCCGGTTTAAAAATTACAGATATTTTATTGTATCCGTTAAACGCCGTTTTAACCCTGTTAAACAACTTAACAAACATAACACCGGCAATAGCGCATGCCACGCCAAGTATGGTATACGGAATAAGTTCATACGCGGAACTGAATGACACCGATCCGATGCTGAAAAGCCTCTCTATACCCATCACACTTCGGAATATGGAAAACGCCACAATTGACGAAATAATCGCAGGAAGAATAACTTCCGCTTCCAGTTCGTGATTTCTATAAAGGACTTCCGCCGCAAAAATCGCGCCGCCTAACGGGGCTCCAAAAATAGCCGCAATTCCGCCTGCCGCGCCGGCCATAATTAACAGCCTTTTTTCCCTGTCATTAAGCTTCATTGCCCTGGCAATAACAGACGCAAACCCCGCTCCTATCTGCGCTATGGGGCCTTCGCGGCCTGCTGACCCGCCGGTTCCAATCACAAATGCCGTGGCGATTATTTTAACAACAGGCACCCTTAAAAAAATATTACCCGCGTTTTTATGAAAACTTTTAATCACATAATCCGTGCCGTGCCCTTTTGCGTCAGGGGCGAATTTTGTCGTAAGCCAGCCGGAAACCAGGCCGCCAAAAGCCGGCACCACAAGGATAAGCCATTTTTTATATCCCTCTTCAAATATCATCATGCCAAGTGAAGATGTTTTAATTCCCGCAATAGTTTCAAGAAAAATAAATCCCGTAAACTTAAGCGAAACAGTAAATAACATGGCGCATACAGCGGAAATAACACCCACTATAGCCCCAAAATATATCCAGCGCCCAGTGGTCATTACTCCCGTATGGGCGATAAATCCCGCCGCGCGTTTTACAACATAATTGTAAATACCTGTGCTTTTTTTGAACTTTTCTGACATTTTCAGCCGGTTTACTCCTGTTTTTTTAAACATTATTCCACAACATTTAAATAAATAAAACCTTTTATTTTTATTCATCTGGTTTTATTGAACCGGTTTGCCTGTCTTTGTAAGCTTAAAGGTTTTTCATATCCCCGTCACAAGAAATAACCGCGGCAGATTATATTCTTGTGTCACAAATCCCCCAAAACAAAACCCCAAAATACCGCATCAACAGAATTGCCGATTAAATAACATGCCGTAATTCACAACGCAGATACCGCGGATAGATAAACTTTTTCAGCCCCGTATCAGTTTACCTTCTTTGATTTTACACCCAGATTTTCAACGCACTTTGAATCTTTTCCTTCAATATTAATGAAACAAAGGCCTGCTTCATAACATTCCCCTGACTTGCAGCACCACATCACTTCACAGATCGCGTTTATTGACGCGGCAGAACCTTCAAGAGTGACATCAATAAGAAGCACATCCCCTTTTTCAACAGGCGCCGGCATTAAAACACAGACACCGCCCCTGCTTATATTTTTAGCTTTTGCGGACCTGTATCCAAGGTCTATGGAGCTTATGTATTCTCCCAGCTTTTTGTATGAAGCTGTAGCATTGCACTCAAATCTTTCAGACGTCCTGACTTCCCTGCGCTGCAAAGCCATCAATGCCTCCTGATAACAATCTAATGGATGTTTTTACTTCCGGACACATATGATTTCAGATTTTCCATATCTTCATCTTCAAGCCCTAAGAATTTCAAACCCGCTTCAAATTCAGAACCCGACTTGGCGCACCACTTAACTTCACAGAACGCGCTTATGGGTTTTTCGGATGTTTCCAGTTCCAGCCCAACTTTAACAATATAACCTTTTGTGATTTTACGGGGGGCGCTGATGCATAATCCGCCATTGGATATATTTTTGGTGGTCGTCTTTAAATAACCTGTTCCTGAAAGGTCAATAGGCTCTCCAAGCACTTTATAAATTGCCTGTGTTTCAGCGTTTATTCTTGTGAATTCTCTCTTATTCTGAGGCATTTCAACCATTTTGATGACCCTCCTCTATATTTGAACCAATTCTATCAGAAAATACTTAAAAGTCAATACTTAAGCGTTTAAATAATATCCGGACTCCTGAACGTTTTTTCAACAAATCAACCCCCGCCTTGAATACCGCGGCGATTTATTGTAATATGTTTTTATGGATAAAACATTGTTACGAAAAAAACTGCGCTTTAAGCGCAACTGCCTTCCCCAAACAGAGCTTGCGCCGCAAAGCAGGCTTATAATTAAAAATCTTTTGAATCTGATACCCGTTAAAAAAGGGATGACTGTCATGGCATACATAAGCACTCAAAGCGAAGTCAGAACATCTTACCTTATAAATTACCTGCATAAAACCGGCGCTGTGGTCTGCGTCCCATGGATTCGCGGCAATGATATTGTACCTGTCATTTTAACAAAAGGTAATCATTTAGAAAAAGATGCTTATGGTATAAAGGTGCCTGTCATTAAGAAAGTAATGACAGATATAAGAAAAATAGACGTTGTCGCGGCTCCCGGTATTGGTTTTGACAGGCAGGGAAACAGGATTGGTTTCGGAAAAGGATATTATGACAGGTTCCTTAGAAAACTTTCCGGGAAAACCATAAAAACAGCGCTTGCTTTTTCCTGCCAGCTTGTAAAAAAAATTCCCGCGGAAAAGCATGATATAAGAATGGATTTCATCATTACGGAAAAAGAAATTATTGACCGCAGAAAGAAAAAGGAGAAATTATGAAAACACCGGAAAAACTTATTTCAAGGCGCCTTGGATATAAAGGGAGGATAATAACGGTATTTACGGATATAATAAGCCTTAAAGGGCGAAGGCTTAAGCGCGACCTTATCACCCACCCCGGTTCCGCGGTAATTATTCCGGTTCTTGATATAAATAAAAAAATAATCCTCCTGATAAAACAATACAGATACGCCGCGAAACAATACATGATTGAATTGCCTGCCGGAACAAGGGACAACAATGAATCCACCCTTGCGTGTGCCGGGCGTGAAATAATTGAAGAGACCGGCTTTGCCGCGAAAAAACTTAAAAAAATCCTTAACTTCTACCCTACCCCGGGAGTTATGAACGAAAATATGGATATTTATATTGCCACAGGCTTAACCCCCGCGGTTAAAAAACCTGACTGGGACGAAGATATTGAAACAGCCGCTTTAACGCTTGATAAAGCGCTTGGGATGATTGATAAAGGTAAAATAAGGGATGCAAAAACCATAACAAGCCTGCTTATGCTGGACAGAATATACAGGACTTCAAGCCTGAAAAAAAGGTATTTGAAATAAACCGTTAATTTTTTAGAACCCGGAGCATCATGAAAAAGCTTAAAAATATCTGTCAATTACAGAAAGAACACTTCCCCTTTAATCTCTTTTTTGCATTCAGTTATTATTGTGCCTTTTGATGTTACTTTTAAAGCCTTATATTTTTTTACAGCGCCATTCTTTACAACCTTAATTTCCATGCCTTTAAGGTTTCCCTGATATTTAACCCAGCGCGAAACAAGGTGCGCGCGGCCGGTTTTAATACCCGCAAGATTTTTGTCTATCCGCTTTAAAACATCACAAAAAAATTCATCAATATCTATTTTCCCGCCGGCAAGCTTTGATAACGAAACAGCATTAATCCCTTTACCCGCAGGAATACGGTTATTTAAATTAACGCCTACGCCGGTGACTATCCTGCCGTTATAGGAGTCATTTTCTATCAGTATGCCGCAGACCTTTCTTCCGTTCACAAGCACGTCATTGGGCCATTTTATTTCCGGTTTTACGCCGTAAGATTTAAGAGTGTCCGCAACCGCGACAGATGATAATATAACAAACAAAAAAGGCATTTTTATTTTCTGATGAATTATAAAAGAAAACCACAGCCCCCCTCTGGCGGATACCCACGCCGCCCCGTGCTTGCCTTTTC
This genomic interval from Candidatus Goldiibacteriota bacterium contains the following:
- a CDS encoding cation:proton antiporter is translated as MEFSAAVLFIGLMVFFAHFFSATFNRTKIPDVLPLVVIGILAGPVFDFINPEILGRFGEIFSTLTLVIILFEAGLCLDISVIRSSAGSGAKLAVFSFLLTFAGAGFISYFFMGLELLQAAVFGAIVGGGAPSIVIPIIKKMSAGGKTASAVVFESTISEVLSIVIVLQLIDTAGAGGIDAVHMSAKVFLAFLIAVVIGVVSALFWSMMLNRIRLLENSAFTTPAFVFIVFGGAEIAGFSGAIAALCFGIMLGNMQKINVGPLKHINVTMNEAEKSFMAEAVFLMRTFFFLYIGISIKPAGFDVFAFALVITAVIYVARVISAQLSFNRKENRFDVTAAGVMVSRGLASAVLAGIPLQAGMEGGELIRDTVYAVILLSILLNSFLSYSVERQRGMYRLISAFFSGFSTEKTDDTAADKNEKGGF
- a CDS encoding chloride channel protein, with protein sequence MFKKTGVNRLKMSEKFKKSTGIYNYVVKRAAGFIAHTGVMTTGRWIYFGAIVGVISAVCAMLFTVSLKFTGFIFLETIAGIKTSSLGMMIFEEGYKKWLILVVPAFGGLVSGWLTTKFAPDAKGHGTDYVIKSFHKNAGNIFLRVPVVKIIATAFVIGTGGSAGREGPIAQIGAGFASVIARAMKLNDREKRLLIMAGAAGGIAAIFGAPLGGAIFAAEVLYRNHELEAEVILPAIISSIVAFSIFRSVMGIERLFSIGSVSFSSAYELIPYTILGVACAIAGVMFVKLFNRVKTAFNGYNKISVIFKPALGGFLLGVMALYLPGVLGGGYQYMQMAFDGSIPVLLMFLLAAGKMVSTSLTIGSGGSGGIFAPSLFIGAMTGGAIGGVLRYLLPPGWMPPEAAFIAVGMGGLFASVARVPLASLIMVSEMTRGYDLLVPMMLVSVIAFLLNRKPYTVYDEQADGLVDSPAHRGDFEMDVLEDIIVTPDIIEKGAVTLPRRAPIKKAIDTAMNSKQGIFPVIDQKDGGRVVGVFSLQDIKEYILESGLGEETLVEDITQHDFIRIHIGEGLHSVVDKFTANDADALPVIDEKTGMLTGMFSRDALIKLYNKKLIALSLRKGKPGNKPAVK
- a CDS encoding PilZ domain-containing protein gives rise to the protein MALQRREVRTSERFECNATASYKKLGEYISSIDLGYRSAKAKNISRGGVCVLMPAPVEKGDVLLIDVTLEGSAASINAICEVMWCCKSGECYEAGLCFINIEGKDSKCVENLGVKSKKVN
- a CDS encoding PilZ domain-containing protein, which produces MVEMPQNKREFTRINAETQAIYKVLGEPIDLSGTGYLKTTTKNISNGGLCISAPRKITKGYIVKVGLELETSEKPISAFCEVKWCAKSGSEFEAGLKFLGLEDEDMENLKSYVSGSKNIH
- a CDS encoding 5-formyltetrahydrofolate cyclo-ligase, whose translation is MDKTLLRKKLRFKRNCLPQTELAPQSRLIIKNLLNLIPVKKGMTVMAYISTQSEVRTSYLINYLHKTGAVVCVPWIRGNDIVPVILTKGNHLEKDAYGIKVPVIKKVMTDIRKIDVVAAPGIGFDRQGNRIGFGKGYYDRFLRKLSGKTIKTALAFSCQLVKKIPAEKHDIRMDFIITEKEIIDRRKKKEKL
- a CDS encoding NUDIX hydrolase, with protein sequence MKTPEKLISRRLGYKGRIITVFTDIISLKGRRLKRDLITHPGSAVIIPVLDINKKIILLIKQYRYAAKQYMIELPAGTRDNNESTLACAGREIIEETGFAAKKLKKILNFYPTPGVMNENMDIYIATGLTPAVKKPDWDEDIETAALTLDKALGMIDKGKIRDAKTITSLLMLDRIYRTSSLKKRYLK
- a CDS encoding biotin--[acetyl-CoA-carboxylase] ligase produces the protein MNIKPIKAVLRNKLLNNVIVFDTIDSTNNYLLKNSNPSGTVAVAAVQKSGKGKHGAAWVSARGGLWFSFIIHQKIKMPFLFVILSSVAVADTLKSYGVKPEIKWPNDVLVNGRKVCGILIENDSYNGRIVTGVGVNLNNRIPAGKGINAVSLSKLAGGKIDIDEFFCDVLKRIDKNLAGIKTGRAHLVSRWVKYQGNLKGMEIKVVKNGAVKKYKALKVTSKGTIITECKKEIKGEVFFL